A genomic segment from Helicobacter sp. NHP19-012 encodes:
- the ftsY gene encoding signal recognition particle-docking protein FtsY: MFNFFKKTIQNVASLLKSKDATFSKDELEEILIGFDVQFDLVEKLLEHLPEQIKRKHLEVALMRFLRKESYYDQVRLKPLDTKPLVSLILGVNGAGKTTTIAKLAKKHLLNKQKVLLGAGDTFRAAAVKQLQLWGEKLQLEVISAGQNSDPSALAYNTIEAGIARGADQIIIDTAGRLHNQTNLKNELLKISRVCSKALNNAPYYKILILDGTQGSSALEQAKIFHESLELDGVIVTKLDGTSKGGCILSILYELQLPILYLGVGEKENDLIAFDEMEYVKSLLDAIFKDGKEV; the protein is encoded by the coding sequence ATGTTTAACTTCTTTAAAAAAACAATCCAAAATGTCGCCTCGCTTTTAAAGTCCAAAGACGCGACTTTTAGCAAGGATGAGCTAGAGGAAATTTTAATCGGCTTTGATGTGCAATTTGATTTAGTCGAAAAACTCTTAGAGCACCTGCCCGAGCAAATCAAACGCAAGCATTTAGAAGTTGCCCTAATGCGTTTTTTACGCAAAGAGAGCTATTACGACCAAGTGCGTCTAAAGCCCCTAGACACCAAGCCTTTAGTTTCGCTCATTTTGGGGGTCAATGGGGCGGGCAAGACCACTACAATCGCCAAACTCGCCAAAAAGCACCTACTCAACAAGCAAAAAGTCCTACTAGGGGCAGGGGATACCTTTAGAGCCGCAGCCGTGAAACAACTCCAACTTTGGGGGGAGAAGTTGCAATTAGAGGTGATTAGCGCGGGGCAAAACAGCGACCCGAGTGCCCTAGCTTACAACACCATTGAGGCGGGGATTGCTAGGGGGGCAGATCAAATCATTATTGATACCGCCGGGCGTTTGCATAATCAAACCAACCTTAAAAACGAGCTGTTAAAAATCTCAAGGGTGTGTAGCAAGGCATTAAACAACGCCCCTTACTATAAAATCCTTATCCTAGATGGCACTCAGGGTAGTTCCGCCTTAGAGCAGGCTAAAATCTTTCACGAGAGCCTGGAGTTAGACGGGGTGATCGTTACTAAGCTAGATGGCACAAGCAAGGGGGGGTGTATTTTAAGCATTCTTTACGAATTGCAACTGCCTATTTTGTATCTAGGCGTGGGGGAGAAGGAAAACGACTTGATCGCCTTTGATGAGATGGAGTATGTCAAAAGCCTACTAGATGCGATCTTTAAAGATGGCAAAGAAGTCTAG